A region of Leclercia adecarboxylata DNA encodes the following proteins:
- the ftsK gene encoding DNA translocase FtsK, with protein sequence MSQEYTEDKEVNLTKLSSGRRLLEALLILVALFAVWLMAALLSFNPSDPSWSQTAWHEPIHNLGGVPGAWLADTLFFIFGVMAYTLPVIIIGGCWFAWRHRQNDDYIDYFAVSLRLIGALALILTSCGLAAINADDIWYFASGGVIGSLLSTALQPMLHSSGGTLALLCVWGAGLTLFTGWSWVSIAEKIGSVILNVLTFASNRTRRDDTWVNDEEYEDDYEDAEPSAERRESRRARIMRGALARRKRVAEKFANPLGRKTDAALFSGKRMDDEEEVAYSARGVAADPDDVLFSGNRALTSDYDEYDPLLNGHSVAEPLAAAAAATTATQAFAAPVDPVTPTPSVPEMPLQPPAVDWQAEPGAPAAPAYAPEPDPYAAPAPQDQWQPPYQPEPVYAQPQYEPQQPVYQPEPVYQSEPVYQPEPVYQPEPVYQPEPVIAQPIIEEPPVEEVKPSRPPLYYFEEVEEKRAREREQLAAWYQPVPEAAQEPAPVKAAETPAVPVVEPVSTVAPVAASVQQATSAGAAAASAAAPLFSLATGGAPRPQVKEGIGPQLPRPNRVRVPTRRELASYGIKLPSQRIAEEKAREAGRQHYEDEQYEEDADEMQQEELARQFAQQQHQRYGGDEYQSEPQHVDTQNDEDDAAEAELARQFAATQQQRYSGEQPTGANPFSLADFEFSPMKDLVDDTPSEPLFTPGVMPEAEPPRQAFTPPQPQQYAQPQQPVQQPPQQYAQPQQPVQQPPQQYAQPQQPVQQPPQQYAQPQQPVQQPAPQSQQSLIHPLLMRNGDSRPLQRPTTPLPSFDLLTPPPTEVEPVDTFALDQMARLVELRLADFRIKADVVNYSPGPVITRFELNLAPGVKAARISNLSRDLARSLSTVAVRVVEVIPGKPYVGLELPNKKRQTVYLREVLDNAKFRDNPSPLSVVLGKDIAGEPVVADLAKMPHLLVAGTTGSGKSVGVNAMILSILYKAQPEDVRFIMIDPKMLELSVYEGIPHLLTEVVTDMKDAANALRWSVNEMERRYKLMSALGVRNLAGYNEIIAEAAKMGRPIPDPYWKPGDSMDAEHPVLEKLPYIVVLVDEFADLMMTVGKKVEELIARLAQKARAAGIHLVLATQRPSVDVITGLIKANIPTRIAFTVSSKIDSRTILDQGGAESLLGMGDMLYSGPNSTSPVRVHGAFVRDQEVHAVVQDWKARGRPQYVEGITSDSESEGGGGGGFDGGEELDPLFDQAVNFVTEKRKASISGVQRQFRIGYNRAARIIEQMEAQGIVSEQGHNGNREVLAPPPFE encoded by the coding sequence TTGAGCCAGGAATATACCGAAGACAAAGAAGTCAATTTAACCAAGCTCAGCAGTGGACGCCGACTCCTTGAGGCGTTACTGATCCTTGTTGCTCTTTTTGCCGTCTGGTTGATGGCAGCCTTACTCAGTTTCAACCCCTCCGATCCCAGTTGGTCACAGACCGCATGGCACGAGCCTATTCATAATTTAGGCGGCGTACCGGGCGCATGGCTGGCGGATACGCTGTTCTTTATCTTTGGCGTGATGGCGTACACCCTCCCCGTCATTATTATTGGCGGCTGCTGGTTCGCCTGGCGCCATCGCCAGAACGATGACTACATCGACTATTTTGCCGTCTCGCTGCGTCTGATAGGCGCGCTGGCGCTGATCCTCACCTCCTGCGGTCTGGCGGCGATTAACGCCGACGACATCTGGTATTTTGCCTCCGGCGGCGTGATTGGCAGCCTGCTGAGCACCGCGCTGCAGCCGATGCTGCACAGCAGCGGTGGCACGCTGGCGCTGCTCTGCGTCTGGGGCGCAGGGCTGACCCTCTTTACCGGCTGGTCCTGGGTCAGCATCGCCGAGAAAATCGGCAGTGTGATCCTCAACGTCCTGACCTTTGCCAGCAACCGCACCCGTCGTGACGACACCTGGGTCAACGACGAAGAGTATGAAGACGACTACGAAGATGCCGAGCCGAGCGCCGAGCGCCGTGAGTCTCGCCGCGCCCGCATTATGCGCGGGGCGCTGGCGCGTCGTAAGCGTGTGGCAGAGAAATTCGCCAACCCATTAGGCCGCAAAACCGATGCGGCGTTGTTCTCCGGCAAACGGATGGACGACGAGGAAGAGGTGGCTTACAGCGCCCGTGGCGTAGCCGCCGATCCGGATGATGTACTGTTCTCCGGTAATCGTGCCCTGACATCCGATTATGATGAGTACGATCCGCTGCTCAACGGCCACTCAGTGGCTGAGCCGCTTGCCGCCGCCGCTGCCGCCACCACGGCAACCCAGGCTTTTGCTGCGCCGGTGGATCCGGTGACCCCGACTCCTTCTGTACCAGAGATGCCGTTACAGCCGCCTGCGGTTGACTGGCAGGCTGAGCCAGGCGCGCCAGCCGCCCCGGCGTATGCCCCTGAGCCAGACCCTTATGCCGCCCCTGCGCCGCAGGATCAGTGGCAGCCGCCTTATCAACCTGAGCCGGTCTATGCCCAGCCGCAGTACGAGCCGCAGCAGCCCGTGTATCAGCCGGAACCGGTGTATCAGTCCGAGCCGGTCTATCAACCTGAACCTGTTTATCAGCCTGAGCCTGTTTATCAGCCTGAGCCGGTTATCGCTCAACCGATTATTGAAGAGCCGCCGGTCGAAGAGGTGAAACCGTCCCGTCCGCCGCTTTACTATTTCGAAGAGGTGGAAGAGAAACGTGCCCGCGAGCGTGAGCAGCTCGCGGCCTGGTATCAACCGGTGCCTGAGGCGGCACAAGAGCCTGCCCCGGTAAAAGCTGCTGAAACTCCAGCTGTTCCAGTTGTGGAGCCAGTCTCTACCGTCGCACCTGTTGCTGCCAGCGTACAGCAGGCGACAAGCGCAGGCGCCGCTGCGGCCAGCGCTGCAGCACCGTTATTCAGCCTGGCAACCGGTGGCGCACCGCGTCCACAGGTGAAAGAGGGGATTGGTCCTCAGTTGCCGCGCCCTAACCGCGTGCGTGTTCCTACCCGCCGTGAGCTGGCCTCTTATGGCATCAAGCTGCCTTCCCAGCGGATAGCGGAAGAGAAAGCGCGTGAGGCCGGACGTCAGCATTACGAAGATGAACAGTACGAAGAGGATGCCGATGAAATGCAGCAGGAGGAGCTGGCCCGCCAGTTCGCTCAGCAGCAACATCAGCGGTATGGTGGTGACGAGTATCAGTCCGAACCGCAGCACGTTGACACTCAAAATGACGAAGATGATGCCGCCGAGGCGGAGCTGGCTCGCCAGTTCGCCGCCACGCAGCAGCAGCGTTATTCCGGGGAGCAGCCGACGGGGGCTAACCCGTTCTCGCTGGCGGACTTTGAATTCTCGCCAATGAAAGATTTGGTAGATGATACGCCGAGCGAACCGCTGTTCACGCCGGGCGTGATGCCGGAAGCCGAGCCGCCGCGTCAGGCATTTACGCCGCCGCAACCACAGCAGTATGCACAGCCTCAACAGCCTGTTCAGCAGCCGCCGCAGCAGTACGCACAGCCTCAACAGCCTGTTCAGCAGCCGCCGCAGCAATACGCACAGCCTCAACAGCCTGTTCAGCAGCCGCCGCAGCAGTATGCACAGCCTCAACAGCCTGTGCAGCAGCCAGCGCCTCAGTCTCAACAGAGCCTGATCCACCCGCTGCTGATGCGTAACGGTGACAGCCGTCCGCTGCAAAGACCGACCACGCCGCTGCCGTCATTTGACCTGCTGACACCGCCGCCAACGGAAGTTGAACCGGTCGATACCTTCGCCCTCGATCAAATGGCGCGCCTGGTAGAACTGCGTCTGGCCGATTTCCGTATTAAAGCGGATGTGGTGAACTATTCGCCTGGCCCGGTGATCACCCGTTTCGAGCTGAACCTGGCGCCGGGCGTGAAAGCCGCGCGTATTTCCAACCTCTCTCGTGACCTGGCGCGTTCGCTCTCCACCGTGGCCGTGCGCGTGGTTGAGGTCATTCCGGGCAAACCTTATGTTGGCCTGGAGCTGCCGAATAAAAAACGTCAGACCGTTTACCTGCGCGAAGTCCTGGATAACGCCAAATTCCGCGATAACCCGTCGCCGCTGAGCGTGGTGCTGGGTAAAGACATTGCCGGCGAGCCTGTGGTGGCCGATCTGGCGAAAATGCCACACCTGCTGGTGGCGGGTACGACCGGTTCCGGTAAGTCTGTTGGGGTGAACGCCATGATCCTCAGCATTCTGTATAAAGCGCAACCGGAAGATGTGCGTTTCATCATGATCGACCCGAAAATGCTGGAGCTCTCGGTTTACGAAGGTATTCCGCATCTGCTGACGGAAGTAGTGACCGACATGAAGGACGCCGCTAACGCCCTGCGCTGGAGTGTCAACGAGATGGAGCGTCGCTACAAGCTGATGTCTGCGCTCGGCGTGCGTAACCTCGCCGGATATAACGAGATCATCGCAGAAGCGGCGAAGATGGGCCGTCCAATTCCGGATCCGTACTGGAAACCGGGCGACAGCATGGATGCTGAGCATCCGGTGCTGGAAAAACTGCCGTACATCGTGGTGCTGGTGGATGAATTTGCCGACCTGATGATGACCGTCGGCAAGAAAGTGGAAGAGCTGATCGCTCGCCTGGCGCAGAAAGCGCGTGCGGCAGGTATTCACCTGGTGCTGGCGACCCAGCGTCCGTCGGTGGATGTCATCACCGGCCTGATTAAAGCCAATATCCCGACCCGTATCGCCTTTACCGTGTCGAGCAAAATCGACTCCCGTACCATTCTCGACCAGGGCGGCGCAGAGTCGCTGCTCGGCATGGGTGATATGCTCTATTCCGGGCCTAACTCGACCTCGCCGGTGCGTGTCCACGGCGCGTTTGTTCGCGACCAGGAAGTGCATGCCGTGGTGCAAGACTGGAAGGCGCGCGGTCGTCCGCAATATGTCGAAGGCATCACCTCTGACAGCGAAAGCGAAGGCGGCGGTGGCGGCGGCTTTGACGGCGGTGAAGAGCTGGATCCGCTGTTCGATCAGGCGGTCAACTTCGTCACTGAAAAACGTAAAGCCTCTATTTCCGGGGTTCAGCGCCAGTTCCGCATCGGCTACAACCGAGCAGCGCGCATCATCGAGCAGATGGAAGCCCAGGGCATCGTGAGCGAGCAGGGCCACAACGGCAACCGTGAAGTGCTGGCACCGCCGCCGTTCGAGTAA